The Pithys albifrons albifrons isolate INPA30051 chromosome 5, PitAlb_v1, whole genome shotgun sequence genomic interval GACCTGCGGGgctcagcactgggcacagccctcagggtgtggcctcaccagtgcccatccaggggcagaatcactgccctggtcctgctggccacactattcctcatccaggccaggatccactggccttcttgcacacactggctcatgtccagctgctgtcacagaactctcaggtccctttctgcctggctgctctccagccactctgtgcccagcctggagcactgcagggggttgttgtggccaaagggcaggacctgcacttggccttttTGAACCTCAttccattggaatcagcccaactctccagcctgtccaggtccctctgcagagccctccagcctgtccaggtccctctgcagagccctcctgcccttcagcctgtccaggtcccacTGCACagtcctcctgccctccagcctgtccaggtcccactgcagagccctcctgcccttcagcctgtccaggtcccacTGCACagtcctcctgccctccagcctgtccaggtcccactgcagagccctcctgccctccagcctgtccaggtccctctgcagaccccTCTAGCCTGCCCAggtccccctgcagagccctccagcctgtccaggtccccctgcagagccctcctgcccttcagcctgtccaggtccccctgcagagccctccagcctgtccaggtccccctgcagagccctccagcctgcccaggtccccctgcagagccctccagcctgtccaggtcctcctgcagagccctccagcctgcccaggtccccctgcagagccctccagcctgtccaggtccccctgcagagccctccagcctgtccaggtccccctgcagagccctccagcctgcccaggtccccctgcagagccctccagcctgtccaggtccccctgcagagccctcctgcccttcagcctgtccaggtcccccTGTAGAGccccccagcctgcccaggtccccctgcagagccctccagcctgcccaggtccccctgcagagccctccagcctgtccaggttcccctgcagagccctccagcctgcccaggtcCCCCTGTAGAGCcccccagatccctccagcctgtccaggtccccctgcagagccctcctaccctccagcaCATCAACACTGcccccagcttggtgtcatctgcaagtTTGCTAATGGTGGGTttaatcccctcatccagatcatcagtAAAGACATTAAACATGAGCCCagcactgatccctggggacaGCACCAGTGCCCAGATGCCAACAGGGTGCAGCTTCCCTgtccagcactctctgggccctgccATGAGCCAGTTCCCAACCCAGCAGAcagtgcccctgtccaagctctgcagcttttccaggatgGGAGACATtgccttccctgcagctgggcagcaggCTGTGCTTTGGGATCTGGGATGAAAACAGAGTGGGTAACACGTGGATGTTTTAGTTATTGCTCAGCTGTGCTTGCAGAGCCTCAAGGCCCTTTGTGTTTCCCACAGTGAATAGGCAGAAGGTGGGTGAGAagctggaggggacagggacaggacagctgacccaaactgccCAAAGGGATGTCCCTTTCCATCCAGCATCCTGGAACCAGTGCAGCTCCCTGAGGTCAGTGGGACTATGTCCATACACTCCACTTGGATTCACCTACAGAACCCTGGAACAAAGGCTGCACTTACAGGATTGATGTCCAGAAATGTCTCATGGTATTCCTTTCTGGGATGCATGCCCTGTATGTCCTCTACAAACTTCTTATCTGCTTGGTAGAAATGTGGAGCTGACAGAAATATTGGAGCACCTGGAAAGCGAGAACAGGAAGTCACCACCTAAAACACCGGGCAGAGCAGGACTGGGGGAATTCAgtgaggaccccagagctgctgccacgGTGCCATTCCCGGCGGGCAGAGCCCGTTGTGGagtgcccccctgcccccaggctgtgctgggcacagcccaccTTGCTTGCAGACGCTGACGTTGAGCACGCCGGTGCCGGGGCAGTTCCCCGGCGGGACACAGAACCCGGCGTTGTCCGGGTTCACCGTGGTGTTGGCAAAGACCATGGAGGAGGGCACGAAGCGGTAGGTGGGCACGCCTGCCACGGCTCCTGAGCTGTCATACACCAGGAACAGAGACCTGCAAGGAAGCAAAGCCAGGCCCAGGTTTGGCTGGTGCTGAGTTTAGACTGACACACATCTAGTTTTGGATTGGTTTTGATCTTCACAGAGCGGGAAATGGGCCAGGGAGGGGACAAGGtggaacagaaggaaaggaagaccAGGATTTTCTGCATCTTCCAACAGCATCAAGTCATGAATCTCTGAAGAGGGCAATTTAGGTTCTCTACAaaagcagggcacagaggaagATTTTGGAGGAAGGAAGGTTCATATAAATCCTTCCATTCCCCTCATTACTAGAATTGCAAGGCAGTCCGGTCTGTCCTTCCAGTCAACTTCCAAATTTTCCCCTTATCTTCATTTTGAAATAGCACATCCTTAACTTGCTGCAgattgggggtttttgttgtaaCTCTCTCTCTCACCCCTCACCCCACAACTGTTAAATGAAATCATGGGAGGAAAAACACTGGTCTAACATCAAACCTCAAGAGAAATGGATATAAAAGCTTTGCTTTAAAGCCTGAGCAACACTGTTGTCTCCTCACCTGcagaaatcagaagaaaagatATAAATATTCTCATCTTTGCTGATCAGTGGGTGAAAGGATGTGCCATCTGTGCCATTGATCATGTTACACGTCTCTGTTGTCCACCAGCTCAAGGACCTGTAGGAGGCAAAGAGAGCAAGGGCTAAAAGATCCCTGAGCAGTGTCCAGGCAAAGCCAGCTCATGGCAAACAAAAATCAGACCTGCCCAGTGCTGAGCCCTCttgcctcagctctgctcacaggAAAAGGGATTCAAATGGCTTTAAATTGCATCTGCATTGTCTTTAAACTGGTGCCAGGCAAGCAGGGGGCAGATTCTGAGACAGGCCACAGCACACTGGAAAACttactcttttcctttccactcCACAATCCTGGAGAAGTTCAGGTAGTTTGTTTCCCCACTCAGGAAAACATACTCTCCATCATCAGTTCCATTCATCTGCAAACAGAGACAGGAGTTCTCAGTCACACCTGGCTggtcactgcagggctggcaggaggctgagctgccatcactccaaacccaccccgGAGTGAGGGACTCCCCCTGAGCTCTGTGCAGCTCATGGAACTCCACCTTGAACATGAACAGGTGGAAGTGACTGGGGAAGATTCTTACACCTCCCAAGTGCAGGAGATCCACCACCAGAGGAGCCTTTTACCCCTCTGAAAACAGTCCCTCCAAAAGAGCCCTCAGCAAGAGAATAACCCCACAGAAAATTACAGCCTGAGCACTGCAGACATCTGTTATGGGTTCCCCTGGGTGGGCCTacatttgggctctgaagtctggactaggctgaagctgtcagctgacttgagctgggctgagctaacagctgacctcttctagccagtaattttgtattccataccacactatggcatcatctccagggcagtaggaaccagtgtgggagtggttaaggcagtcgcttctcagcctcctcttgggaggacacacgatgctgtcccaggggggatggagaggaccaggcccaccactggctcacagggtatctcaggaaagtaaaatgtgttgttctgggtctctcctttctgcttgagtttgtctccctggggaataagtcttttcttaagtaatgtgtagttaggacagtagaatttgtgtgttcgttaagaagttgaagtggggaacttgttgttgcaaacttgtgtgagtgtatatttgtactctcttctaattgtctcttcctttctgtgaaaaatatatgtagatttagtataaatgcagtttgaagtggtttttttctttcccctctcttttcctccctttccctggtgttaggagggaggcttttctctccgTGCTTGGGGGGgctggcagttgcttatctcaaaccaagacaacatcTCTGAGAAACAAGGAGTCCCCACAGCCCAAAATGACATGGGGACAGGAGCAGCTAACACAAAATCACCCAATTTTAATCCATTACAAAGGAAATCAGTGAGGAGATTTTTATTAGGGGTTTGCACAACCAGCCCCACAGGAAACAGTGGGTTTGTGCTTGGGAAGGTTATACCTGATAAATATAAGTGTATGAAACACTCACAGCCAGTGCCTGGACAGCCCCAGTGCAGGCACAGTGACCCTGTAAGAGGCTCCCCCAGGCCTGGCCACGTGGGTACCTTGCTGAAGAGCCCGAAGACTGGGTCGATCTCGGGGTGCAGGACGTGGATGGTGGAGAGCAGCCGGTCCCTGTAGCCCCAGAGCAGCTCGTGGACGGTGCGCACGGTGAACAGCGACTCCTggtacagcagcagcagcacctccgTGGCAAACTGCAGAGGGGTGGCCCTGCTCCACTCCATGGCagtctgccagggcagggcaggacacagccAGGGTCAGCTTTACTGGGCAGGAACCCGTTCCACACACAGATATTGCA includes:
- the SCARB2 gene encoding lysosome membrane protein 2 isoform X3, with product MKSLCLVTVGVLAMTLLIASISLLVAHVFQTVVDLQVKQGTVLKNGTETFEAWEDPPPPVYMQFYFFNVTNPLEVLQGATPLVEEIGPYTYREYRPRVHVQFLDNGTKVSALNPKTYVFEPQKSVGDPEVDLIRTINIPAVTAMEWSRATPLQFATEVLLLLYQESLFTVRTVHELLWGYRDRLLSTIHVLHPEIDPVFGLFSKMNGTDDGEYVFLSGETNYLNFSRIVEWKGKESLSWWTTETCNMINGTDGTSFHPLISKDENIYIFSSDFCRSLFLVYDSSGAVAGVPTYRFVPSSMVFANTTVNPDNAGFCVPPGNCPGTGVLNVSVCKQGAPIFLSAPHFYQADKKFVEDIQGMHPRKEYHETFLDINPLTGLVLRAAKRMQVNVHVRKIPDFFETGNIRTLIFPVMYLNESTEEERSPLIRTS